The Streptomyces vinaceus genome contains the following window.
CCGCGTGGCGGCGGCCCGCCGGCAGCGACGGCTCGCGGACGGCCCTGTCCGCCAGCGGAGTCCTGCTCGGCGGGGCCGGAGACCGGGCGCTGACCTGCCTGGACCGGGGGCGCGGCGAACAGCTGTGGACCCTGCCCGCGGACGACGGCGCGGGCTTCGGCGTGCCCACGTCGGCCGGCGACCACGTGTACGTCGCCGACGGCCGCCAGCTCCGGAGCATCGACGTGAAGACCGGATCCCCCGCCTGGACCGTACTGGCGCCCGAGGAACTGGCCCAGGACCAGGCTCCGTTGGTGGCGGGATCCGGGATCTTCGCGCCGCTGCGGAGGTCCGAGCTCGGCATCCTCGTGGTGCACGGCGGGCGGGCAGCCGAACAGTACGTGTTCGCACCGGCCCCGGCCGGAGAGGTCCGAGCCGACGTTCCCTGGCGGGGAGCGGTCGCCGGAGGCAGCGTCATCTGGCAGCGCGGCAGCGCGGTCCGCGCCCTGCCGGGCATGTGACCGGCCCCGGGCGGGGCCACGAGGTGAGGGGGGAACGCATGGGGGGCGGACGTCTGGGGGAAGGCTTGCGCCCCGAGGACCCGCGGTCGGCCGGACCGTACCGGCTGCTGGCCCGTTGGCCCGGCCCCCGGGCGGTGCCGCCGCGGGGCGGGATGTACGTGGGCCGCGACCGGGACCACGGGCACGCCGTGGTGTGCCTGCTGCCCCCGGCCGCGTACGAGGCGGCCGAGGCGCTGCACCGTGGGCCCGTGCCGGGAGTGCCGCACGTACTGGACCTGCGGACCGGGACCGAGCCCTCATGGGTGGCCCTTGCGCACACCCCGGCCGTGTCCCTCTCCGACGTGGGGCGGCGGTCCGGCGCCGAGGGCGGAGCCCTGCCGCTGGACCAGTCGGTGCGGCTCGCCGCGGAGATCGCCGGCACGCTGGCCGCCCTGCACGCCCGGGGCATCACTTACGGAGCCGTGGCACCCGACGGCGTCTGGCTCACCACGGGCCGCCCGCTGCTGATGGCGCTGCACTCCTGCCGCATGCCGTCCACGCCTCCCCGCGAACCGGGCCGGGGGCAGGGCCAGGGGCAGGGGCAGGGGCCGCGATCCGAGGCAGGGCCCGGGCAGCCCGTACCGCACAGCCGCGTGTCGACCGTGCCCGCCGCCTTCATGGCCCCGGAAGTGGCCGCGGGCCGGCCCTCCTCCACGGCCGCCGACGTGTACTCCCTGGCGGTGCTGCTGCTCCACACGGCCTCCGGGCGGCTGCCCTTCGGGGACGGGCCGCCGCCCGTGCTGGCCTACCGCGCCCTCCACGACCGGCCCGAACTCGGTGACTTTCCAGGGGCTTTGGGCGAGGTGGTGGCCGCGGCGCTGGCAGCCTCCCCGGCGGACCGCCCCACTGCCGAGGAGCTGTGCCAGACGCTGGCCCCCGGCGGCAGGGACTCGGAGCGGACACCGGACCCGCTGCCCGGCCGGGTCATCGCCGCACTGGCCGCACGCACGCAGGCGATCGCCGACCTGGAGATCGCCGACGGGGACGCGAACGGGGACGGGGACGCGAACCGGGTCGGGGACGGAGGCAGGGGCGGGGACGCAGGCGAGGGCGGGGTCGGGGGCGGGGCGGGGGCGGGGACAACGACGGGCATGCGGACGACCGGGCCCCGGCTGACGCCGATGCGCACGAGCTCCCGCACCCCGTCACCCTGGCGGCGACGCCCCCGTCCCCCGGCCCCGTTCCGGCTCCGGCCACCCCCGGCGTTCCGGCCGCGCCCACCCGCCGCCGGGTCCTGTCCGGCCTGCTGACCGGCGCGGCGGGAGCGGCCCTCGGGGTCTCCGGGACCCTCGCCTGGTCCGCCCTGAACCGCGCGGACGGCCGTACCGGGCCGTCCGCGGCGGGCGGCGGTTCCGGTACGAGACCCCGCGTGCCCGGCATGCCGCCGGCCGCCCTGTGGCGCCTGGACGACCCGACGGCCCGCACCCGGCTCCTCCCGGTGAGCAGCGCCGACCATTGCCTGATGACGCGTGGCGACGTCCTGTACGGGCACGACCTGCGCACCGGCAAGGAGGTGTGGCAGCTGCCCGCGGTCGGCAGCACCCCGCCCGTCCAAGTGCCCGGCGACCGCTTCCTGACGTCCACGCGCGAGGGACTGTCGCTGTGCTCGATGCGCGACGGCCGAACCCAGTGGCTCCAGCGCGACGACCAGCTCGCGAAGGTGCTCGCCGCCGACGGCGCCACCGCGTGGCTGCTCATGGCGGACGGGAGTCCGACGGGCGGATACCTGCTGGCGGCGTTCGACCTGGACCACCGCAAGGAGCTGTGGCGCACCCCGCTGCCGAGCGGATTCGGAAACGCGCAACTCGCCACCACCGTGGGACCCGAGACGGTCGTCGTGGAGGTACAGGTACCCCGGCAGATGTTCCGAGACGTCACGGCCGTCCGGACCCTCGCGATCGCGGGTTTCGAGCGGAGCAGCGGACGCATGCTCTGGAACCGCTCCTACCCCGGCGTACACGGCGGCCCCGCCTCCGTGGTGGACCCGGCGGGCGGCGGACGGCTGTTCCTGCTCTCCGGCGGTCGCGCCCACGCCTACGACCTGAAGAGCGGCACCCGGCTGTGGGAGTCGCAGGCCCTGGTCGCCGGGACCAACGCCCCGCCCTTCTTCAGCGGCCACACCCTGTACCTGGCCGACGACGGCACGGGGCCCATCGTCGCCGTCGACCCGGACACCGGCCGGACGCTGTGGGAGCAGACGCTCACCGAGAACCTGGAGTGGAACATGCTCGGGAGCATGACCGCGAGCACCTCCGGACGCACGCTCTACCTCGCGACGCTGCACCAGGTCACGGCGACGGGCATCCCCTCGGGCAAGCGGCTGTGGCAGACCGGGCTCGCGGGGGTGGAGGCCCGGGAACCGTTCCAACTCGCCGCGGTTCCCGGCACCCTGCTCGTCGCGCGGCCGGCCGCCGTCGTCGCCCTCCCGGCGGACTGAACCCGGGCCGGCGCTCCCCCACGCCCGCCGAAGCACGCACGTACAGGCACCCACGTACAGGCACGCACAGGTACGACCACACGCACAGGTACGACCGCCGCCCCGAAGGAGTCCACCGGTCATGTCCACGCTCCTGCCCCTGCTGCCCGACGATCCCGAGCGGCTCGGGGAGTACACCCTCCTCGGCCGGCTGGGCGGCGGCGGCATGGGGACCGTCTTCCTGGCCCGCACCGCCGGTGGCCGCCTCGCCGCGGTCAAGACCATCCGGTCCGACCTGCGCGACCAGCCCGGGTACCGCCAGCGGCTGATGCTGGAGGCCGAGGCCGCGCGGGCCCTGGGACCGGAGCACACCGCGGCCTTCCTCGGCGCCGACACCGACACGGCGCGGCCCTGGCTGGCCACGGCGTACCTCATCGGGCCCTCGCTGACCGAGGCGGTGGCAGCCGGGGGGCCGCTGCCCGAACCGGTCGTGCGCGGACTCGGCTCCGCGCTCGCCGCCGCCCTCGCCGCCCTGCACCGTGCCGGGCTCGTCCACCGGGACGTCAAGCCGTCGAACGTACTGATCACCGCGCAGGGCCCCCGCCTCATCGACTTCGGGCTCGCGCAGGCCCCGGGCAGTCCCCGCCTCACCGAAGCCGGGGGACTCGCGGGCACACCGGCGTACATGTCGCCGGAGCAGGCGCGCGGAGGACCGCCCGGCCCGGAAGGCGACGTGTTCGCCCTCGCGGCGGTCCTGGTGTTCGCCTCGACCGGCCACGGCCCCTACGACGCCCGCGGCCGACAGAGCACGCTCGAACTGCTGCGGCACGGGGCCGACCCCGACCTGACGGGCCTGCCCGACGGGCTGCGCGGGACGCTCACCGCCTGCCTGTCACCGGAGCCGGGAGACCGGCCCGCGCCCGGCCGACTGGGTGAGGAGTGGGGGCCGTTCGACCCCGGGGAGTTCGCCGACCTGCTGCCGCAGGCGCTCCTCGCCGACCTGTCCCGCCGGATCGGGGACGTCGCCACGGTGGCCCCCGCCCCGCTGCGCGCCCCCGCCCCGCGCCGCGTGCTCTCCCGCCGCGCCCTGATCGCGGGCGCGGCGGCGGGCGCGCTCACCGTCTCGGGCGGCGCCTCGGCGCTCTGGGCCACGGGCAACCTCCCCGGCTCGGGCTCGGGCTCGGGCTCGGGCTCGGGCTCGGGTGGCCGTACTGCGGCACCTGGCCCCGGGCGGTCCTCCCGGCCGCCCGGCACCCCTCCGGCCCCGCTGTGGTCGGTCCCGTCCCCGTTCTCCGCCGCCGCGGTCGTCGCTTCCGACGAGGTCTTGATCCACACGAGCGACGTCCTGCGCGGTATCTCGACCGCCGACGGCCGGATCCTGTGGGAGTCCCAGACCGCCAAGGTCGACGTGGCCGTGGCAGGCGACAAGCTCGTCGGCTTCGTCTTCGACGACGACGGCAACGCGAGTGCGGGATACCTGGACCCGCGCACCGGCCGGCTCGCCGCCGACGCGGCCAACCCGGCCGTCCTGGGCGATCTCACGCACACCACCCAGCTCTTGGCCGCGGATGCCGAATGCCTCTACTTCAAGGCGTACTTCAGATCCGGCGACCGGCAACAGCAGGAGCAGGCGTGGCTGCTCTCCTACGAACTGGGCGGCCGGAAACTGCGCTGGCGCACGCGCATCGAGGGAGCCGTCCTGGACTCGCTCGGCTCCCTCATGATGTCGTCGATCATCTCCGGAGGCCGCCTGATCTGCTCGGATCCCGCACGCGTCTTCGCCGTGGACCTGCGAGACGGCCGCGTGTTGTGGGCCTGCCGGGTCCGCACCGACCAGGAGGCCGCGTCGCCGAACCAGTCGGGAGGCATCAACCCTCCGGTCGCCTCGGACCGCCACGTCTTCGACTTCGAGGAACGGATCACGGCAGTGGACCTGGTGACGGGAGCGGTGGCCTGGAAGCTGGAGCCGGAGGGCACGAAACTGCTGAGCGCGCCCGTCTGCGTGAACGGCGCGGTGTACGTCGCGGACGGGGCGCTCCAGGCGTTCGACGAGTCGACCGGGAAGAAGGTGTGGAGCCACGATCCGGGAGCGTACGTCTCCATGCTGGCGGCTCCCGCCCCGTTCCGCGGGGAGCTCTACGCGGCGGTCGGCGGCGCCGGTCAGGCGGTCGTCGCGGTGGACGTCGCCGCCCGCCGGGTCGCATGGACGCTCGCGGCGGGGGCCGTGAACATGCCCGACGGTCCGACGATGATCGTCCAGCGCGGCAACCGGCTCTACCCCCAGACCGTGGACCGCCTCGCGGCCGTACCGCTCGATTGACCGCGGGCGGCGGCGCCGCGCGCGGGGGCGGCGGCCCGGCGCCGCAACGCCTCGAACGACAAGGCGCCGGCCTCGGGGTATCGGACCAGCAGTCCGCCGTCGAGAACCGAGCCGAGCGGGACCGGGGCGGGTTCCGCCCCTGGTCAGAGGGGCCAGGGGGAGGGAACGCGGGGGTCGGGGACGTAGGCGCAGTAGGTACCCGTACGGATCGTGCGGTCGAGGTGGTCGGCGAGCTCCGGAGCGGCTTCGCGGAGGCGGCCGATGGCCTTGCGCACGGCCTGGGTGACGGCTGCCCGGGCCCGCTCGGAGGCGGCGCCGGCGCGGCGGTCGCGTCCACCGAGGCCGACGGCGCGGGCGAGTTCACCCATCAGGAATTCACGTTCGAGCTTGGTCTGTTCGCGCCGGGCGATGTCGTTGTCGGCGCGGGCCTCCTCGATGTCCTCCTCGATCTCGGCGAGCCTTCGGCGGTACATCTCCTTGGCCCGGTCGTCCAGGAGGGGGCCGAGGTCGCCGGCCCGGGAGAGTCTCGTGGCCGCCTCGGGGTCTTCGCTGTCGGCGGCCGCGAGGTCGAGGACGTGGAACTCGCGGCCCGGCGCGGCGAGCAGCCGGGCCAGGTGGTGCATGCCCTTGCTGTCGCGGACGGTCACGCGCCGGTCGTCGAGAACGACCTTCCAGTAGTCGCCCTCCCGGACGAAGGCGTTCGGCTCGGGCGTGCCCCGAGGCTGCTCGTCGGCCGCCGGCGCGCGGGCGATCCGTTCCAGCTCGGCACGTGCCGTCGCCCGCTCCAGCGCCTCGGCCCGGAGGTTGCCGAGGACGCCGTGCGCGTCCGCGAGCCTCAGTCGACACTCGGCCGTCTCGTACGGGGCGCCGAGCTCGCTCCAGGCACGTACGGCGTCGGCGAACAGCTCCGACGCGGAGGTCGCGTCGCCCTCGGCGAGCAGGACTTCGCCCCGCGCCCGCACGGCCGCGGCGGCGAGCGCGCTGCTCTCGAAGCGGACGGCGACCTCCGCGAGCTCGCGGGCCGCGTCCCGCGCCGTCTTCACGTCGCCGCGGGCCAGGGCGATCCTCACCTGGGCGTCGAGCAGGGGTGCCCGGCGCAGACCGGTGGTGGGGGGCAGCTCCTTCGACGGCACGGGCAGCGGCCGCGCCAGTGCCTCCCGGATCGAGGCGTCCGCCGTGTCGATGTCGCCGGCGGCGAGCCGGACGAGCGAGAGCCCGGGTTCGGGATCCCATCCGAGGCGGTGCGCGGCGAGCAGCGCCTCCTCGGCACCGCTCGGGTCGCCGCGCCGCAGCCGGATCCGGCCCAGTTCGGTCAGCGGCCAGCCCAGCTCTCGCCGCAGGTAGGGGCGCAGCTCGTCGCAGGCCAGCAGCACCTGCTGCTCGGCGCCGGCGCACTGGCCGCGCAGGCGCAGGATCTCGGCCCGGTGCACCCGGCAGCGGCCGTGCAGGCTGCCGATCGCGTTCGTGCGCGCCCAGCGCTCCATCGCCTCGGTCCACTGCTCGGCCAGGTCGTACTGGGCCAGGCCCTGCAGGGCGCACACCAGCTCGCAGTAGACGACTCCGGTGGACAGCGCGTCGAGGTCCCCGGACATCGCGGCCGTCCCGGCGTCGTCGAGGAGCTCCAGACCCCGCTCGACGTCTCCGTCGAGGATCACCAGCCGGGCCTGCGCCACCCGCCCGAGCGCGGCTGCGGCCGGATCGGTGTGCGAGCCGGCCCCGATGGCCCGCTCGGCCCAGTCCCGGGCCGCGTCGAGGTCGCCGCTGAGGAACCGTTCGTAGGTGCGTACCGCCGCGAACCACGCGTGAGCGGGGGTCTGCGCGGCAGGGTCGAGGAAGCGTTCCGCACGCCGCAGCCACCCCCGTACCGGCGCCATGAGCGCGGTGTCGAACAGCAGGTGCATGGCCACCCGTACGGCGGCCCCGGCCGCTCCGTCGTCCTCGCCGAGTCCGGCCAGCTGCTCGTGGAGCCGCTCCCAGGTCTCGATCGTCACGTCGAGGTGCCCCGCGGCGTAGGCGACGCCCGCGAACTCGGCGAGCTCCGCCGGGCCCAGCCCGCCCGTCTCCCCCCGGGCCGCCAGATAGCCCTCGTAGGCCTCCGCCCAGGCGCCGTCCGCGGCGGCGTTCCGTGCCCGCTCCAGGGCGGTCCCGTCGCCGGAGGCATGAGTCATGGACGTCTTCCTTCGCCGTGCCGGTGGTCGCGGGGCGGCGGGGGTTACGGCGGTAACCGCCCCGCTTACGCCTCCATGGTGAGCCACAACCCCAGTGGAGGACATCATGGACACCATCACGGTGAACGGCATCCGGCTGGAACACGAGATCCGCGGGGACGGGGAGCCGGTCCTGCTGATCAGCCCGGTCCTCGCCGACGGGTTCGCCCCGCTCGTCGCCGAACCGGCACTGGCCGGGAGCCACCGGCTCATCCGCTATCACAAGCGGGGCTGGAGCGGCAGCACCCACACCCCCGGGCCGGTCTCCGTCGCCGATCACGTGGCCGACGCCCTCGCCCTGCTCGACGGCCTCGGTATCGAGCGCGCCCACGTGGCCGGACACTCCAGCGGCGCGGCGGTCGCCGCGCAGCTCGCCCAGGACCGGCCCGAGCGCGTCGCCACGGTCAGCCTGCTGGAGCTCTCGCTGCTGTCGGTGCCCGCGGGCGATGCGTTCTTCGCCCAGGCGGCACCGGCGTTCGAGGCGTACGCCGAGGGCGACGCCGAACGCGCCCTCGGACTGTTCATGTCCATGGTCAGCGGAATGGAACCGGAACGCTGCCGGGCACTGCTCGACGAGCGGATGCCGGGCAGCGTGGAGCAGGCGGTCAAGGACGCCGACACGTTCTTCGGGATCGAGCTGCCCGCCCTGGCCGAATGGCGGTTCGGGCCCGACGAAGCGGCGGCGATCCGCAGGCCGGTCCTGTCGGTGCTGGGGAGCGACACCCGGCCTCTGTGGGTCGAGGTCGCGGCGTTCCTCCGCTCGAACGTGCCCGACATCGAGGAGTGCGTCATCGACGGCGTGGGCCATCTGCTCCACATCGAACGGTCACGGCGCGTTGCCGAAGAGCTGGCCCGCTTCCTGGCCCGTCACCCCATCGGGTCCTGACCACCGCGCCCGGCAGGCGGCGTGCCTGCCGGGCGCCGGGCCGGGCGCCGCGGCCGGCTGCTGCCAGTCCCCCCACGGCGGCTCCTCGGCCGGGTCGAGGGGCTGCTCTTCGTCGACCCGCCCGACCGGGCCCGGCGGTGGCGGCAGCGGGGACAGGGGCGCCGGCAGGGTCCGAGGTCGCGTGGCGATCTCCCGCAGCGTCGCCTCGTGGAAGACGCCGTACTCGTACCCCGGTACGCCCGCCAGAACTTGGCGCCAGGACGAACGGCTCGGCCCCGGCCGGTTGCGCCGGAGAACTGTTCACCTCCGGACAGGAGGAGTTCAGGGCGCGATCACCTCGGCTTCTTGTGTGATGTGAAATATCACATCACACAAGGCGCGTTGAGAACCCTCACGCACCGACGAAGACAAGGAGAGCACCGTCCCCATGAACCGCTTAGCCCTTCTCGCGGTCGGCGTTGTCGGCCTGACCGTTCTGGCCGCCGGCCCGGCCGCCGCGGCTCCCGAGACCGCCGCCGACCAGACCGTGACCACCTGCGGGAACTCCGGGCTCCAGGCAGGCCTGCTCACCCGGCTGTGCGCGGAGGTCACCGGTAACGCGGTGCAGTTCTACGGCAGGGTCAGCCTCGCCGGGCCGCCCTCTCCCGGCAGCCCGGCGCCGGCCCCGAAGGAGCTGTCCACCACGCTGTCCGCCGAAGTCGTCGGCGCCGGCGCCCCGCCCCTCACGCAGGACAAGCCGGTCGTCTTCATCCCCACGACGCTTGAGGTGCGCGGCCCGGCGAGCACCGTCCCGTGCGGCGCGACGGTCCGCGGAACGTTCGGCGTGGCTTCCTTCCCCTGGTCGGCCCGGCCGGTCGTCCACGAGGTCACCCTCACCTGCTGACGCCTCGCCACCCTGCGGACCCGTCACCATCGGCCCGGTGCCCCGCCCGAGCGGGCCGCCGGGCCAGCCACCCACCCGTAAACCGCTTTGGGGGACGGGCGGTGGAGCGGAGGAACGCCACCTTGCGGTTGCCGCGGAGTGAGGGGCGTGATTGGTGAACAACTGCTTCAGGAGAGCGTTCTGGCGCCACGCAGTAGGCCAACCACGAGGCGGCTAGGGCACGGCAGGCGCCAGCGGCGCCCGGGGCTGCAACGCCTCGAACGACAACGGGCCCTTTCGATGGCCCAGACGACGAGTTCGCCATCGAGGACGACGTCGTACGGCAACTGCACGGCCGCCGCTGTCCGGTCCGGTCCGGAAACCGGTCCTGGGCCGGCGAGCCGCACCGGGTCTGCACCAGCACCCGGCCGGGCCGGACGCGGTGAAGATGAGCGCCCGGCGACCGTCCAACTTGTGTCATGCACTGGTGGACAGTCCGTCGATTCGGCATCGAGTCGCCCGAACCACGCCGAGCGGAATCGACTCGCCTCTGATCAAGGATCCTGGCACTCTGCCCCTCATGCATGCATACCCCACCGACCAGGCGCGACGCCTCGTCCGCAGCCGCTTTCCCGATGCGCTCTCCGCGGTCCTCGCAGGCTCCACGGCTACCGGACGCGCCACTGCCAGCAGCGACTTGGACATCGCGGTCCTCATCGACGACGGCGGCGTGACCTGCCGGGAAACAATCCGGTTCGAGGAACGGGTCGTTGAACTGTTCGTCCACACCCGTACCGGTCTCCTTGAGCTCTTCGCTGCGGACGTCGCGTCACGGCGGGCAGTCCTTCAGAACATGTATGCCTCCGGTCTCGTGCTGGTCGATTCCCATGGCGAGGCCGGGCGGGCTCGCGCTCTGGCCGAAGCGGACCTTCGTGAGGGTCCGCCTGCACTGGGACCGGAGACCGTCGAAGAAAAACGCTACGGTCTGACGGACGCCTTGGACGACCTCACTGACGCGAGTGACGCCATCGAGCGTCTGGCCGTGGCCGGGTACGTCGTCAATGCCGCGGCCGATCTGCTCTGCGACCACCATCACGCGTGGATCGGCGGCGGGAAGTGGCTGCCGCGCCGCCTGCTGGAAGCCGACCCACAGCGCGGAGCCGCCCTTCTCGAAGGACACCACCGCCTGTGCGGGTCGGGCGACCCCGCAGTACTGATCAGCGCAGCCTTGGAGGTGCTCGACCTCGTCGGCGGCCCTCTCCGCGAGGGGTACCGCAGGACCTGGCACGGCACCATCGACTCGGTTGCCGCGGCACGCTGACGCAGAACGCCGGCGCCGCAGCCGACGATCCGTTCCGAGCGGCAGCAACCGTCGCGGTGCGCGCTCCCGTGGACGGTGCGGCGGCACGGCTCCCCGGAGCGGCCTCCCATACGCCACTTTTGCCGCTTACGAGCTCTAAGGTGGTCGGCGCATGGCTTGGGCACCGGCGGCAGCAACCCCGCGCACGTGGGTGCTGCAAGGTGCTTTCCGTACGGGAGGAAGTGAGGCGCCGTGCCCCTGGACCCGACTCTGCAGAAACTGCTCGACGCCATGCCCGTCATCGACTTCGACGCGGTGTCGCCGCACGAGCTGCGGCACGCCAACACCGCGAACGCCCTCGCGCAGCCCCGCGTCGTCGAGTTGCCGCGCATCGAGGACCGCCACGTCGACGGCGTGGGCGTGCGCATCTACTGGCCCCGAGCCGAGAAGGCTCCGCTGCCGGTGGTCGTGTACTACCACGGCGGCGGGTTCTTCATGGGCAACCTCGACACCCACGACAACGTCGCCCGCACCATCGCCCACCGAACCGACGCGATCGTGATCTCCGTCGACTACCGGCTCGCCCCCGAACACCCGTACCCGGCGGCGGTGGAGGACGCGTTCACCGCGCTGCGCTGGTGCGCCGCCCGCGCCGGGGAACTCGGCGCCGACCCGGACCGCATCGCCGTGGCCGGCGACTCCGCCGGCGGGAACCTGGCCGCCCTCGCCGCCCTGCGCGCACGCGACACCGGCGGACCCGCGCTGCGCTTCCAGCTGATGTGGTACCCGTGCACCCACATCGACCCCACCCTCCCCTCGGAGACGGAGAACGCCGACGCGCCCGTCCTGCCCCGCCGCGCCGTCGAACTCAGCGTCGCCTGGTACCTCGGCGGCCGCGACCCCAAGACCTGCGGCGCGGCCCCCGCCTACGCCCGGAGCCATTCCGGCCTGCCACCCGCCTACATCGCCACCGTCCAAGGCGACGCCATCCGCGACGAAGGCATCCGCTACGCCGGGCTCCTGCGCGCAGCCGAGGTACCCGTCGAACACCACAACCACAACGACCTGGTCCACGGGTTCTGCGCCCTCGCCCCACACGTCCCCGCCGCGGCGAAAGCGCTCAACGACTCCCTCGCGGCGCTCAAAGCCGGCCTGGCCTGAGCTCTCGACGTCGAGCTTTCAGCAGCAGAGCCGTCCCTCGCGAGCGACCTGTTCCGCGGCCGGCGTCCGCGGTGACAGGGGCCGGGGCACCGGCCGGTGTCCTCGATCACCCGGTCCGGGACGGTCTGCGCGGACCAGGGTGGGAGGATCACCGGCGACTGCGACGGGCCGCTCCTGGCGCCGGGCCAGGACGACGGCCACCAGGATTCCGGCGACGGAGCGTCCCGCGCCCCACCACCACGGCTGCTGCCGGATGCGGGCGAGCGCGCCGGGCCAACGGTTCTCGGACGTGGCGGCGGTGCCCCGCTGGGAGGCCAGTACGGCCACTGCCGCCGCGATCCAGTGAGTGATGCGCCCTTGAGGCACCGCGCACGAGCCACCTCCCTGGCCCGACTGCCCTGACGATGGCCAGGGGGCGGCGGGGGCTCAGTTGGGGGCGGCGACTACCGGCCGGGGCGCCCGTGCCAGGGCTTGGTCGTAGCGGTGCAGGATCCGCCGGCGCAGAGATCCCCCGTGGAGATCGCCGCTGAGCGGGCGGTTGAATGCCGGGGCCAGCCGGAACCGCTGGTGATTGCCCGTCAGTCCCTCGGCCTCGCAGACGCCTTGGCGCAGAGGTAAGGCCGCGCGAGGAGTAGGCCGGTGGCGGTCGTGGCGATGCCGAAGTAGACCGGCGCGAGGTGAAGGAAGTCCGTGTAGTGGATCACGCTGTGCACCACGACAGTCGGCAGGAAGCCGGCGACCGCCGCTACGGCCAGGGTCCAGAACACCCAGGCCTCACCCCGCCGCCAGCCCCACGCGCTGAGCAGCATGATGGCCACCGCGGCGGCCATCAGGGCGCCGCCGAACCCGGCGCGGTCATGGGCGACGAACGGCACGAGCCGGGGATTGACGCCTTCCAGCATCTGCGGGC
Protein-coding sequences here:
- a CDS encoding protein kinase, with translation MGGGRLGEGLRPEDPRSAGPYRLLARWPGPRAVPPRGGMYVGRDRDHGHAVVCLLPPAAYEAAEALHRGPVPGVPHVLDLRTGTEPSWVALAHTPAVSLSDVGRRSGAEGGALPLDQSVRLAAEIAGTLAALHARGITYGAVAPDGVWLTTGRPLLMALHSCRMPSTPPREPGRGQGQGQGQGPRSEAGPGQPVPHSRVSTVPAAFMAPEVAAGRPSSTAADVYSLAVLLLHTASGRLPFGDGPPPVLAYRALHDRPELGDFPGALGEVVAAALAASPADRPTAEELCQTLAPGGRDSERTPDPLPGRVIAALAARTQAIADLEIADGDANGDGDANRVGDGGRGGDAGEGGVGGGAGAGTTTGMRTTGPRLTPMRTSSRTPSPWRRRPRPPAPFRLRPPPAFRPRPPAAGSCPAC
- a CDS encoding PQQ-binding-like beta-propeller repeat protein is translated as MPPAALWRLDDPTARTRLLPVSSADHCLMTRGDVLYGHDLRTGKEVWQLPAVGSTPPVQVPGDRFLTSTREGLSLCSMRDGRTQWLQRDDQLAKVLAADGATAWLLMADGSPTGGYLLAAFDLDHRKELWRTPLPSGFGNAQLATTVGPETVVVEVQVPRQMFRDVTAVRTLAIAGFERSSGRMLWNRSYPGVHGGPASVVDPAGGGRLFLLSGGRAHAYDLKSGTRLWESQALVAGTNAPPFFSGHTLYLADDGTGPIVAVDPDTGRTLWEQTLTENLEWNMLGSMTASTSGRTLYLATLHQVTATGIPSGKRLWQTGLAGVEAREPFQLAAVPGTLLVARPAAVVALPAD
- a CDS encoding protein kinase domain-containing protein, which codes for MSTLLPLLPDDPERLGEYTLLGRLGGGGMGTVFLARTAGGRLAAVKTIRSDLRDQPGYRQRLMLEAEAARALGPEHTAAFLGADTDTARPWLATAYLIGPSLTEAVAAGGPLPEPVVRGLGSALAAALAALHRAGLVHRDVKPSNVLITAQGPRLIDFGLAQAPGSPRLTEAGGLAGTPAYMSPEQARGGPPGPEGDVFALAAVLVFASTGHGPYDARGRQSTLELLRHGADPDLTGLPDGLRGTLTACLSPEPGDRPAPGRLGEEWGPFDPGEFADLLPQALLADLSRRIGDVATVAPAPLRAPAPRRVLSRRALIAGAAAGALTVSGGASALWATGNLPGSGSGSGSGSGSGGRTAAPGPGRSSRPPGTPPAPLWSVPSPFSAAAVVASDEVLIHTSDVLRGISTADGRILWESQTAKVDVAVAGDKLVGFVFDDDGNASAGYLDPRTGRLAADAANPAVLGDLTHTTQLLAADAECLYFKAYFRSGDRQQQEQAWLLSYELGGRKLRWRTRIEGAVLDSLGSLMMSSIISGGRLICSDPARVFAVDLRDGRVLWACRVRTDQEAASPNQSGGINPPVASDRHVFDFEERITAVDLVTGAVAWKLEPEGTKLLSAPVCVNGAVYVADGALQAFDESTGKKVWSHDPGAYVSMLAAPAPFRGELYAAVGGAGQAVVAVDVAARRVAWTLAAGAVNMPDGPTMIVQRGNRLYPQTVDRLAAVPLD
- a CDS encoding transcriptional regulator, which gives rise to MTHASGDGTALERARNAAADGAWAEAYEGYLAARGETGGLGPAELAEFAGVAYAAGHLDVTIETWERLHEQLAGLGEDDGAAGAAVRVAMHLLFDTALMAPVRGWLRRAERFLDPAAQTPAHAWFAAVRTYERFLSGDLDAARDWAERAIGAGSHTDPAAAALGRVAQARLVILDGDVERGLELLDDAGTAAMSGDLDALSTGVVYCELVCALQGLAQYDLAEQWTEAMERWARTNAIGSLHGRCRVHRAEILRLRGQCAGAEQQVLLACDELRPYLRRELGWPLTELGRIRLRRGDPSGAEEALLAAHRLGWDPEPGLSLVRLAAGDIDTADASIREALARPLPVPSKELPPTTGLRRAPLLDAQVRIALARGDVKTARDAARELAEVAVRFESSALAAAAVRARGEVLLAEGDATSASELFADAVRAWSELGAPYETAECRLRLADAHGVLGNLRAEALERATARAELERIARAPAADEQPRGTPEPNAFVREGDYWKVVLDDRRVTVRDSKGMHHLARLLAAPGREFHVLDLAAADSEDPEAATRLSRAGDLGPLLDDRAKEMYRRRLAEIEEDIEEARADNDIARREQTKLEREFLMGELARAVGLGGRDRRAGAASERARAAVTQAVRKAIGRLREAAPELADHLDRTIRTGTYCAYVPDPRVPSPWPL
- a CDS encoding alpha/beta fold hydrolase, which produces MDTITVNGIRLEHEIRGDGEPVLLISPVLADGFAPLVAEPALAGSHRLIRYHKRGWSGSTHTPGPVSVADHVADALALLDGLGIERAHVAGHSSGAAVAAQLAQDRPERVATVSLLELSLLSVPAGDAFFAQAAPAFEAYAEGDAERALGLFMSMVSGMEPERCRALLDERMPGSVEQAVKDADTFFGIELPALAEWRFGPDEAAAIRRPVLSVLGSDTRPLWVEVAAFLRSNVPDIEECVIDGVGHLLHIERSRRVAEELARFLARHPIGS
- a CDS encoding nucleotidyltransferase domain-containing protein, encoding MHAYPTDQARRLVRSRFPDALSAVLAGSTATGRATASSDLDIAVLIDDGGVTCRETIRFEERVVELFVHTRTGLLELFAADVASRRAVLQNMYASGLVLVDSHGEAGRARALAEADLREGPPALGPETVEEKRYGLTDALDDLTDASDAIERLAVAGYVVNAAADLLCDHHHAWIGGGKWLPRRLLEADPQRGAALLEGHHRLCGSGDPAVLISAALEVLDLVGGPLREGYRRTWHGTIDSVAAAR
- a CDS encoding alpha/beta hydrolase produces the protein MPLDPTLQKLLDAMPVIDFDAVSPHELRHANTANALAQPRVVELPRIEDRHVDGVGVRIYWPRAEKAPLPVVVYYHGGGFFMGNLDTHDNVARTIAHRTDAIVISVDYRLAPEHPYPAAVEDAFTALRWCAARAGELGADPDRIAVAGDSAGGNLAALAALRARDTGGPALRFQLMWYPCTHIDPTLPSETENADAPVLPRRAVELSVAWYLGGRDPKTCGAAPAYARSHSGLPPAYIATVQGDAIRDEGIRYAGLLRAAEVPVEHHNHNDLVHGFCALAPHVPAAAKALNDSLAALKAGLA